In a genomic window of Primulina huaijiensis isolate GDHJ02 chromosome 10, ASM1229523v2, whole genome shotgun sequence:
- the LOC140985645 gene encoding uncharacterized protein — protein sequence MANSWKRNQSTKILTPMNLLLFISSSLLLLAFLYLSTQNPHNNPNKISKDSVSVRPIKRFDCISSPQAYPVFANVVEGLKHSFLYSLADFGSLPEKPHKNIVRTLKGKPFRRPDISATVQELMEKMKGEGRNGMFVDVGANVGMATFAAAVMGFRVLAFEPVFENLQRICEGIYFNRVGDLVEVFEAAASDRSGNITFHKLVGRLDNSAVSAEGAKMAFKSNEEIELQVQSIPLDQVIQESEHVLLLKIDVQGWEYHVLKGASKLLSRKKNEAPYLIYEEDERLLQASNSSAKEIREFLRSMGYHQCTQHGTDAHCTKTD from the exons ATGGCAAATTCCTGGAAAAGAAACCAATCCACTAAAATCTTAACCCCAATGAACCTTcttctcttcatctcctcatcCCTTCTCCTGCTCGCGTTCCTCTACCTCTCCACCCAAAATCCCCACAATAATCCCAACAAGATCAGTAAAGATTCAGTATCTGTCAGACCCATCAAAAGATTCGATTGCATTAGCTCTCCTCAGGCTTACCCTGTGTTTGCCAACGTTGTTGAAGGACTCAAACACTCTTTCCTCTATTCTCTTGCGGACTTTGGGAGTTTACCGGAAAAGCCGCACAAAAACATTGTCAGGACGCTTAAAGGGAAGCCCTTTAGAAGGCCTGATATTTCTGCGACGGTACAAGAGTTGATGGAGAAGATGAAGGGGGAGGGCAGAAATGGGATGTTTGTGGACGTGGGAGCTAATGTGGGAATGGCTACTTTTGCTGCTGCTGTTATGGGTTTCAGGGTCCTGGCATTTGAACCTGTTTTTGAGAATTTGCAGAGGATTTGTGAAGGAATTTATTTCAATAGAGTTGGAGACTTGGTGGAAGTTTTTGAAGCCGCTGCTTCTGATCGATCTGGGAACATCACATTTCATAAG TTGGTTGGCCGGCTTGACAATAGTGCAGTCTCAGCTGAAGGGGCTAAGATGGCTTTTAAGTCCAATGAGGAGATTGAACTACAAGTCCAGTCTATCCCTCTCGATCAAGTTATACAAGAATCTGAGCATGTGCTTCTCCTCAAAATAGATGTTCAGGGTTGGGAGTATCATGTTCTAAAGGGCGcatcaaaattattatcaaGAAAGAAGAACGAAGCACCATACCTTATATATGAAGAAGATGAACGTCTCTTGCAGGCAAGCAACAGCAGTGCGAAAGAGATAAGGGAATTTCTCAGAAGTATGGGATACCATCAGTGCACACAGCATGGTACAGACGCACACTGCACTAAAACAGATTGA